Proteins encoded together in one Hevea brasiliensis isolate MT/VB/25A 57/8 chromosome 16, ASM3005281v1, whole genome shotgun sequence window:
- the LOC110646076 gene encoding uncharacterized protein LOC110646076 isoform X1 yields the protein MPYRRIIEVEPPSPLRYIIGAAIMMIGVVLPVGYLMFRTKRVPASSSYTKQTNKVLI from the exons ATGCCT TACCGGAGAATCATAGAGGTGGAGCCGCCGAGTCCGTTAAGATATATTATCGGCGCAGCGATAATGATGATTGGAGTGGTCTTACCCGTCGGTTACCTGATGTTTCGTACCAAGCGTGTCCCTGCTTCTTCCTCTTACACCAAACAGAC GAACAAAGTTTTGATATAG
- the LOC110646076 gene encoding uncharacterized protein LOC110646076 isoform X2, protein MPYRRIIEVEPPSPLRYIIGAAIMMIGVVLPVGYLMFRTKRVPASSSYTKQT, encoded by the exons ATGCCT TACCGGAGAATCATAGAGGTGGAGCCGCCGAGTCCGTTAAGATATATTATCGGCGCAGCGATAATGATGATTGGAGTGGTCTTACCCGTCGGTTACCTGATGTTTCGTACCAAGCGTGTCCCTGCTTCTTCCTCTTACACCAAACAGACGTAG